One genomic window of Garra rufa chromosome 2, GarRuf1.0, whole genome shotgun sequence includes the following:
- the dctn1b gene encoding dynactin subunit 1 isoform X2 — MSSDGGGRPVKVGSLVEVIGKGHRGTVAYIGNTLFASGKWVGVILEEPKGKNDGTVQGKRYFTCQENHGIFVRQSQIQLVEDGADTTSPDTPEAATSKMLKREIIEGPKSNKVRGTKPKKAPTTRKTTTRRPKQTRAGVGVKVGSGSASAGEMSSSEPSTPAQTPLAAPVIPSPVGTLPSPGAPPIPGPSKEEESLRTQVKDLEEKLETLKMKRTEDKAKLKELEKHKIQLEQLQEWRSKMQEQQNELQKQLKEAKRESKEALEAKERYMEEMADTADAIEMATLDKEMAEERAESLQLEADALKERVDELTMDLEILKHEIEEKGSDGAASSYHVKQLEEQNGRLKEALVRMRDLSASEKQEHAKQQKLMEKKNFELDALRCQKEKLQEETKMAEKTIDELKEQVDAALGAEEMVEMLTERNLDLEEKVRELRETVTDLEAINEMNDELQENARETELELREQLDLSAASIRDAEKRVEAAQETVADYQQTIQKYRELTAHLQEVNRELMSQQEASTEQQQQPAEIFDFKIKFAETKAYAKAIEMELRKMEVTQANRQVSLLVSFMPDSFLKHGGDHDCILALLLIPRLICKAELISKQAQEKFELTETCAQKAGMRGAVGEQLSFAAGLIYSLSLLQATLHKYEHALSQCSVDVYKRVGSLYSEMCVHERSLDFLIDLLYKDLLDETVNVEPLTKAIKYYQHLYSIHLAEQPEDCTMQLADHIKFTQSALDCMAVEVGRLRAFIQTGQDEEAFCVLLKDLDTSCSDIRQFCKKIRRRMPGTDAPGIPAALGFGPQVCETLAESRRQLAWVNAVLQEVAAAAAQLIAPLSEHEGLPAVKLEDMAFKAAEQIYGSQGINPQECLRQSCSVVIATMNKMATAMQEGEYDSERPQNGISPVDVRAAALRAEITDAEGLGLKLEDRETVIKELKKSLKIKGEELSEANVRLSLLEKKLDSASKDADERVEKIQTVLDETVSLLKKKEKEFEETMDALQADIDQLEAEKVELKQRINSQSKMTMEGLRGSQGSGIASIVTCGITPGVCAAAGLQVIDSPLLTQQIEAQRLSIKHLKNENNRLKAEKMRAQLASLPPLNVPKLGWREGCRPEVLSSALYRKTDQLLDTLLQMSANVKVVDITGKSPVSPSAQLLEQTARLQSLNDTLDRLKDEVAEHVVTHRPGAQVSSDFATFPCTSFVKAKEEKKGDAVLVGRVMMPCARGQEQVHRLVLSNTQLQRVHRLLQT; from the exons GCACCTACGACTCGTAAG ACCACCACCAGAAGGCCCAAG CAAACGCGGGCTGGAGTGGGGGTGAAGGTGGGCTCTGGATCAGCTTCTGCTGGAGAGATGAGCAGCAGTGAACCCAGTACACCTGCCCAAACACCACTGGCCGCTCCAGTTATACCTTCACCTGTGGGAACACTGCCCTCGCCCGGGGCTCCTCCTATCCCGGGACCCAGCAAG GAAGAGGAGTCACTGCGCACCCAGGTGAAGGATCTGGAAGAGAAGCTGGAGACACTGAAGATGAAGAGGACAGAGGACAAGGCAAAGCTGAAGGAGCTTGAGAAGCACAAGATTCAGCTGGAGCAGCTGCAGGAGTGGAGGAGTAAGATGCAGGAACAACAAAATGAGCTGCAGAAACAACTTAAGGAGGCCAAGAGG GAATCCAAGGAAGCTCTTGAAGCTAAAGAACGCTACATGGAAGAGATGGCAGATACAGCAGATGCCATTGAGATGGCCACGCTGGATAAGGAAATGGCTGAAGAACGAGCCGAGTCACTGCAACTGGAGGCTGACGCTCTGAAAGAGAGAGTGGATGAGCTGACCATGGACTTGGAGATACTCAAACATGAGATAGAGGAAAAAG GATCAGATGGAGCAGCGTCTAGTTACCACGTGAAGCAGTTAGAGGAGCAGAATGGTCGACTGAAAGAGGCTTTAGTGAG GATGCGTGACCTCTCTGCATCAGAGAAACAAGAGCATGCAAAGCAGCAGAAACTAATGGAGAAAAAGAATTTTGAGCTGGATGCGCTGAGATGCCAGAAAGAGAAACTACAGGAGGAAACGAAGATGGCTGAGAAAACGATTGATGAGCTCAAAGAGCAA GTGGATGCTGCTCTTGGTGCGGAAGAGATGGTGGAGATGTTGACGGAGCGTAATCTGGACCTGGAGGAGAAAGTACGGGAGCTCAGAGAAACTGTCACAGATCTG GAAGCCATCAATGAGATGAATGACGAGCTGCAGGAGAACGCCAGAGAGACGGAGCTGGAGTTGAGAGAGCAGTTGGAtctgagtgctgccagcattagGGATGCGGAGAAGCGGGTGGAGGCGGCACAAGAAACAGTAGCAGACTACCAGCAGACCATCCAGAAATACAGAGAGCTCACCGCACACCTGCAG GAGGTGAACAGGGAGCTGATGAGCCAACAGGAAGCCAGCACTGAGCAGCAGCAACAGCCTGCAGAGATCTTCGATTTCAAGATCAAATTTGCAGAAACCAAAGCTTACGCCAAG GCCATAGAAATGGAGCTGCGTAAAATGGAGGTAACTCAGGCTAACAGACAGGTGTCACTGCTGGTTTCCTTTATGCCTGACTCCTTCCTGAAACACGGAGGAGACCATGACTGTATCCTGGCTTTACTGCTTATCCCACGACTCATCTGCAAG GCAGAGCTGATCAGTAAGCAGGCTCAGGAGAAGTTTGAGTTGACTGAGACGTGCGCTCAGAAGGCCGGCATGAGAGGAGCCGTTGGAGAACAGCTGAGTTTTGCTGCTGGACTCATCTATTCTCTCTCACTGCTACAGGCAACACTGCACAAATATGAACA TGCTTTGAGTCAGTGCAGTGTGGACGTGTACAAGCGTGTGGGCTCTCTGTACTCTGAGATGTGCGTTCATGAGCGATCCCTGGATTTCCTCATTGACCTTTTGTACAAAGACCTGCTGGATGAAACCGTCAATGTGGAACCACTTACCAAAGCTATTAAATACTATCAG CACCTTTATAGTATTCATCTCGCTGAACAGCCTGAGGACTGTACCATGCAGCTAGCAGACCACATTAAA TTCACCCAGAGTGCTCTGGACTGTATGGCGGTGGAAGTGGGGCGTCTAAGGGCCTTTATTCAGACAGGACAGGATGAAGAAGCGTTTTGTGTGCTGCTGAAGGATCTGGACACTTCCTGTAGTGACATTCGACAGTTCTGCAAGAAGATCCGTCGTCGTATGCCAGGCACTGATGCACCGGGCATCCCAGCTGCCCTCGGCTTTGGACCACAG GTGTGTGAGACCCTGGCAGAGAGCAGAAGGCAGCTGGCCTGGGTGAATGCAGTGCTTCAGGAAGTGGCAGCGGCAGCCGCTCAGCTCATCGCCCCTCTCAGTGAACATGAGGGACTGCCAGCCGTCAAACTGGAAGACATGGCCTTTAAAGCAGCTGAACAG atctATGGGTCACAGGGCATAAACCCTCAGGAGTGTCTGCGCCAATCATGCAGTGTTGTGATAGCAACCATGAACAAGATGGCTACCGCTATGCAGGAGGGAGAATATGACTCTGAAAGACCACAGAATGGA ATATCTCCTGTGGACGTCCGAGCAGCTGCACTAAGGGCAGAAATCACTGATGCTGAAGGACTCGGCCTCAAACTGGAAGATAGAGAAACTGTCATTAAAGAGCTTAAGAAATCCCTTAAAATAAAG GGAGAGGAACTGAGTGAGGCCAATGTGCGTCTCAGTTTACTGGAGAAAAAGTTGGACAGCGCATCTAAAGATGCAGATGAGCGAGTGGAGAAGATCCAGACAGTCCTAGATGAGACCGTTTCACTGCTGAAAAAGAAGGAAAA GGAGTTTGAGGAGACCATGGATGCTCTCCAGGCTGACATAGACCAACTAGAGGCAGAGAAAGTAGAGCTTAAGCAGAGAATCAACAGCCAATCAAAGATGACCATGGAGGGTCTGAGAGGAAGTCAGGGCTCTGGCATCGCCTCCATTGTGACTTGTGGCATCACTCCTG GTGTGTGTGCGGCGGCAGGACTGCAAGTGATAGATTCTCCACTGTTGACTCAGCAGATTGAAGCTCAGCGACTGAGTATAAAGCACCTGAAGAATGAAAACAACAGACTAAAG GCAGAAAAGATGCGTGCTCAGCTGGCATCTCTTCCTCCTCTGAATGTGCCAAAGCTGGGCTGGCGAGAAGGCTGTAGGCCTGAAGTGTTGTCTAGCGCCCTCTACCGAAAAACAGACCAACTGCTAGATACGCTCCTCCAGATGAGTGCCAATGTGAAAGTAGTCGACATCACAGGAAAATCTCCAG TGAGTCCCAGTGCACAGCTCCTAGAGCAAACAGCAAGGCTGCAGTCACTCAATGACACTCTCGATAGGCTTAAG GATGAAGTTGCTGAGCATGTGGTGACTCATAGGCCTGGTGCTCAAGTCTCGTCTGATTTCGCCACTTTTCCCTGCACTTCCTTTGTAAAG GCAAAGGAGGAGAAGAAAGGAGATGCAGTGTTAGTCGGTCGTGTGATGATGCCTTGCGCTCGAGGACAGGAACAGGTGCATCGTCTAGTGCTTTCAAACACACAGTTACAAAGAGTTCATCGCCTTCTTCAGACTTAA